The following DNA comes from Firmicutes bacterium CAG:345.
TCACTTTAACTTACACCTGGGCAACAAATTAAGCTTGTGGCAGTTGCGGTCTTTGGTATATTGATTGTCTTAATTTATTTTTTAGCAACTTAGATTGCTAAATGTATTGCTGGTCCCATAACAGAATGGAGAACAGCTTTTTTAATGTATGTACCTTTTTGAGCAGCTGGTTTAACACGAATAACTGTATCAATAACAGTTTGAACGTTTTCAGCTAAATCTTCATTAGAGAAAGAAACTTTGCCTAACATGATGTGCATATTTCCTTCTTTATCAGTACGATATTCAATTTTACCATTCTTAATTTCTTTAACAGCAGCGCCAATATTTGGAGTAACTGTACCAGTTTTTGGGTTAGGCATTAATCCTTTAGGACCTAAAATTTTACCCATACGTCCGAGTTCCCCCATCATTTCTGGAGTTGCAACGATTACATCAAAGTCAAACCAGTTTTCACTTTGAATTTTTTGTAATAATTCTTTTCCACCAACATAATCGGCACCAGCTTCTGTAGCTTCAGCTACTTTAGAAGAAGTGATAGCTAAAATTTTCTTAGTCTTTCCGTTTCCGTGAGGTAAAACCAATGTTCCACGAAGTTGTTGGTCAGCTTGGCGAGCATCAATACCAAGATTGAAAGAAATTGATACACTGCCATCAAATTTAACAGTATTTGTTTTTTTAACAAGTTCTACAGCTTCTGCAACGCTATATGTTTTGCCCTTTTCGATTAATGCGAGGGCTGCTTCATATTTTTTACTCATTTGTTCTACCCTCCTTAATCAACAATGATACCCATAGATTTAGCAGTACCTTCAACACTACGAATAGCAGCATCTAAAGAATCTACGTTTAAATCTGGTAATTTGTATTCAGCAATTTTTTTGACTTCATCTTTGCTGATATGAGCAACAGCAGTTTTACCGCTAGAGCCCTTTTCAATGCCAGTAGCTTTCTTTAAAAGATAAGTTACTGGAGAAGTTTTAAGAACAATTTCAAATGTCTTATCTTCATAAATTGTGAGAACGCAAGGAACAAGTTCATCTCTGCGATCTCCAGTCTTAGCGTTAAAATCTTGACAGAATTTAGCACCAATACCGTAAGGACCAAGTTTTTGGCCCAATTTGGCGGGACTTGCAGCACCGCCCATAGCCATGATTTTCATGGTTCTGGTAATTTTTTTTGCCACGTGACTACCTCCTTATATAAGTCCGTGTGTGGTCCGGATATATATCCTCCCACGACCTTTAAATTAGTTCATAACACCTAAAAAAGCATA
Coding sequences within:
- a CDS encoding 50S ribosomal protein L1 (product inferred by homology to UniProt); its protein translation is MSKKYEAALALIEKGKTYSVAEAVELVKKTNTVKFDGSVSISFNLGIDARQADQQLRGTLVLPHGNGKTKKILAITSSKVAEATEAGADYVGGKELLQKIQSENWFDFDVIVATPEMMGELGRMGKILGPKGLMPNPKTGTVTPNIGAAVKEIKNGKIEYRTDKEGNMHIMLGKVSFSNEDLAENVQTVIDTVIRVKPAAQKGTYIKKAVLHSVMGPAIHLAI
- a CDS encoding 50S ribosomal protein L11 (product inferred by homology to UniProt), which produces MAKKITRTMKIMAMGGAASPAKLGQKLGPYGIGAKFCQDFNAKTGDRRDELVPCVLTIYEDKTFEIVLKTSPVTYLLKKATGIEKGSSGKTAVAHISKDEVKKIAEYKLPDLNVDSLDAAIRSVEGTAKSMGIIVD